The genome window GTACGGCCTCTTCTTTGTCTGCCAAGATCTGTTTTTTGAGACGCTCCCTGAGGTCATCTATGGTTTTGTAGTCTGGGCTGAATTTTTGGGCGAATTCGTCGTTCAATTCGGGCAATATCCGTTTTTTTATGCCTTTTAAAACGACATTGTAATAGACCGTCTTGCCTGCAACCTTTTCGTTTATTGCATCATCGGGATATGTGATCTCTATTGTCCTTTCAGATCCTACTGCCATACCTATTATGGCTCTCTCGAATTCCTCATTGAAATAGCCCTTGCCTACCTCCAAATAATAATCCTTTTCATCCAGTCCTTCCACCGGCTCACCATCTATTTCGCCAGAATAGTCTATTATGGCGATGTCGTTCGTCTCAAGAGGGCGGTCTTCTTCGACTGCCTCTATGGCCCCGAAGTGCCGTCTCAGGGCCTCGAGCTGTTCCTCCACTTCTTGGTCGGTTACGGTGATTTCTGGTTTTTCGATTTCGATCCCTTTATAATCAGTGACCTCAAATTCCGGCCAGAGATCTACAGTTACGGAGTAGGAAAAGGTCTCGCCAGCCTTTATTGGGGAGGCCGAATCCAGTTGAGGGTGTAGAATAGGGATAAGCCTTGCATCTTCGATGGCCTTTGGCAGGGTCTTGCTGATAAGCGTATCTATAACTTCGCTTTTTACCTGATCGCTATAAAATTTTTCTATTATTTTGCGTGGCACCTTGCCGGGCCTAAATCCCTTTATCTTGACTTTTTTGTTGAGCTTGGCATAGGTCTCGTTAAGCTCCTTCAAAACTACATCAGACGATATTTCGACTGAAAGGCGTTTTTGAACAGGGCTTATCTCATCTATGGTTACCTTCATCGATTTTGTTCCCTTTCTTAATTTTAATTTATACGGCCCGGTGTTATGTCTTTGTTCGATTTGGCGATACGGCTGAAGGCCTTGGTGCAACTGCAAAAGAGATCCGTAGCTCAGCCATTCATCTTGGATTTAAATCAAAATGGTGCGAAAGGCGAGATTCGAACTCGCACAGGTTGCCCCGCTGGATCCTAAGTCCAGTGCGTCTACCAATTCCGCCACTCTCGCACTCGAACGCATAGTGCAATCTAATCCAGGCCAAAATTGAAGTCAAGAAATGTGCTTGCACAGATGGGTTTTTCAGGTATAAAAAATATCTTTTAACGATTTATTTAAAATTTATCATGACCATGAAATTTCTGTTAACCGTCCGGTTGGGCCCGGCCTTTTCTTTCTGACAAGATGCCACGGCCGTCCTTGCAGGAAGATGCCGATTCAGTCGGACTATGATGGATAATGTGCGATAAATCAACGAGGAGAATACCGCAATGGAACGTACGCTTTCAATCATCAAGCCGGATGGCGTATCAAGGGGTCTTATTGGAGAAGTTATCAACCGCTTCGAAAAGGCGGGTATCAGGATCGTCGCCATGAAGATGCTTAAAATGACAAAAAAAGAGGCTGAAGGGTTTTATGAAGTTCACAAAAACAAACCATTTTTCGGGAGCCTTACAGACTTCATGTCGTCCGGCCCGGTCGTCGTCATGGTACTGGAAGGCGAGGATGTGATCAGGCGGAATCGTGAATTGATGGGGGCTACGAATTACAAAGAGGCGAAGCCTGGTACGATAAGGGCCGATTTTGCAAGCGACATAGAAAAGAACATAGTCCATGGTTCAGATTCGCCTGGGAATGCGGCGAAGGAGATAGCATATTTCTTCAGCACCCTTGAACTAGTTTAACGGGATTTTTTAATCCCCTTGCTTAAAGGATACGATATCTTGAATCGGGGCTGTGAAATTGATTTTATATCGAGGCTGGCCCAAAAGGCTGCTGCCCATGGTTCTGATCCTGACCTGATGGCTGGCATAGGAGATGATTGTGCGCTCATACGGAAAGACGGCGGCCTACTTGTGGTAACCACTGATACCTTGGTAGAGGGGGTTCACTTTGATCTTGCCTATTTTGATCCGTGGCATCTGGGCAGAAAGGCCGCCGGAGTGAATTTGAGCGACATAGCCGCTATGGGCGCCAAACCCCGTTGGGCCTTTTTGAATATAGCCTCCCGTCCTGGCCTTCCATCAGGATTCTGGGATCGTTTTACAGATGGGTTGTTGTCCAAACTTTCTGCATTTGGTGCGGTTTTGGCCGGTGGAGATACAGTAAGCGCCCCGCATGACCTCTCAGTGACTTTGACTTTGATAGGAGAGCCGGTATCTGGCGGTCAGTCTGGCAATCGGTTGAGGCGTTCGGGCGCGCGTCCAGGAGACATAATCTATTGTTCAGGTTATTTAGGCGATGCTGCAGCCGGTCTTTATTATTTGAGGCGTTATGCCCATTGCGATGCAATGAAAGGCATCGTGAGAGGGCGATGCATAAGTCGGCTTGTCGAGAGGCATATTGACCCTGAACCTAGGGTCGGTTTGGGAATGGCCCTTGCTGCGAGCGGACTCGTTTGTTCGGCTATTGATTTGTCAGACGGCGTGGCAACCGATCTCGCTCATATCTGCAGGGCCTCTGGGCTTGGGGCTGAACTGGACGCGTCGTTGCTCCCCATTTCGAGGGCCGTCAGGTCTGTTTCAAGGTTATTCGGTCTTTCGCCGATCGGTCTTGCCGTTTCGGGCGGGGAAGACTTTGAGCTTTTGTGGACCGTTTCAGCCGAGGATGAGCAGGCGATGCTCAGGATTGCAGCCAGCGCGTTGGGCCATTATCCGTTCAGGATAGGACGCATGACCTTGACCGGCGGAAGCGGGGTAATCCTCCGTTTGAATGGACGTTTGATCGATATAACTTTTTGTGGTTATGGGCACGAGATCTAAGGTAGGGGGACGAGAGCTATTTTATCTTAAGCTTTTGGGTGAGGTCTTAGAGGTCGAGGCATATTGGAAAGACGGATATCTTATTAGGCTTGACTTGAGGATGCGCAGCCGCGAAAGGCCCGACGGTGAAATAGAGGGCATCCCTCCTTCAGGGTTGAAGGAGGGCCTTATGGCGGTCCTTGATGGTGCTGATCCACGCAATATTGTGCCTGCCGAGGTCAGGGGGAGTTTGTTCCAGATAAAGGTATGGACGGCCCTCCTGACCGCTGCACCCTATGCCACTGTACTTACCTACGGCGGGTTTGCGGAGAGACTTGGATGCGGATCACCTAGGTCTGTAGGACAGGCGCTTAAGGCAAACCCATTGCCTCTACTTGTGCCGTGCCACAGAGTAGTGGGCAAGAACGGTTGGCTTGGCGGATATTCCTGCGGCATAGAGATCAAGAGACTCCTTTTGAGATATGAATGTGAAATGGGTGGTTTAAGATGAGGTTAGCAGTTATAAGTGATAGTCACGACCATGTCTGGAATACGAGAAAGGCGATCGAGCAGGCGAACAGGCTTGGCGTCCAGCTGATGATCCATTGTGGCGACATGGTCTCACCGTTCATGCTTGAGGAGTTTGACAGGTTTAACGGCAGGCTCCATTTGATCCTCGGCAACAATCCAGGGGATCAGATACTCTTGATGAAGAGTGTGCTTTCAAGGTCTGACCGTGTGGAGTTTCATGGGTGTTTTGGGCGGGTTGAGGTCTTGGGTATGTCTATAGCCTTTATCCATGACCCGTTGGAGGCCGGTCACATCGCGCGTTCGGGCGATTTTCGTCTGGTCTGTTTCGGCCATACTCACAGATGGTTTATGGAAGACATGGGCGGCACGCTCCTTTTAAACCCAGGCGAGATATTGGGGAGAAAGGAGCAGCCCGGCTGGGCCTTGGTTGAGATTTCAGACGCCGGCAATGTCGATGACATAAGACCCTTCAGGATTGAGCGTATCTTCGTTGACGGTTCGGTGTAATAAGGAACCTTAAGGCGGTGCGGTAATGATATCTGGTGCTGATTCAAGACTTATTTCCATGATCTTCGACAGCATAAACGGTGCGATAATCCTTGTGGATGAAGGCGGACTAATCTCATCTGCAAACAGGAGGGCCATCGAGATGTTTTCTGCAGATGATCGAGACCTTGTCGGTCTTCCTTTTAAGGCGCTGTTTATGCCTGAGGACAGGGACATATTGGCAGAGAATGTCATCAACATTACGCGGAGGGATGGTGAATTCGAGACTGAGGCTATGCTTCTGAAGAGGGATTCGGGTTTTTTCATGGGGCTCGTCTCCACATCTATGCTTGAGACAGGGGAAGGCAAGGCGGTTGTTGTCATCGTCCATGACATAACCAAGTTGAAGGGTCTGGAGCGCCTGCTGAGTAAGTCTGAGCGCATGATCTTTCTCGGCCATATGCTCGACGATATAAGCCATCAGATCAGAAACCCGATCTTGACCATAGGTGGGTTTGCAAGACGCCTTGCAAAGATAGATATGCCTAAAAGGGATTACGTTCAGGTCATTCTGGAGGAGTGTATGAGGCTTGAACTATTGCTTTCAACCCTGACGGAGTTCATTAGGCTTGCAAAACCCGATCCGAGGCCGATCCCTGTCGGCTCAGTCATAGATGAGCTGGCATCTATTGTAAAAGAGGCGGCGTTGGAGAACGGCCTCAAACATAATGTTTCAATGCAGGAAGGCCTTAACGGCACAGAGGAGATACTGGTGGATGTAGCCGCATTTAAAAAGGCGGTTATTGCCGGACTGTTGAATGCCTGCGAGTCATATTACGAAAAGTGCCGGTCAGATGGTTCCGGAGTGGTCGATTTGGAAGTCAGGCCGTCAGACCAGCCACCGTGGACGCTCATGTTTGTCATAAGTGATCAAGGGGATGGGATAAGGCCTAGTATCATGCCGCATGTCTTTGACCCGTTTTTTACCACCAAAACTGGGCATATAGGAATGGGACTTACTTTTGCAAAGCGTATCCAGGAGGAGCAGGGCGGACATATCGAGATACGCTCTGAATTCGGTAAGGGGAGTAGTCTCTATTTGTATCTGCTCAGCGAGAGGAGGAGGGCGGTAAGGACGCAGCTTCTTTAAGCGTTTCAGGCCCTTTTGACGCCTCTATGGCGTTAAAGAACTCCTCTCTGCTTACGTCATCAGTTATAACGGCCCTGCCCGGGCCACCTGAGAGCACAAAGTGTATTCTGCCGCCCCTTGATTTCTTGTCGCTCGCTGTTAGTGTTATGATCTCGTCGATTTGAAACTGAGACGGGATACGGGTAGGGAGCCCAAGCGATCTCAAAAGCCTTTCAAGCCGTTTCAGCACGGCGTCGTTCGTGAGGCCCTTTGCCACAGAGAGTCGCATCGCAACAATCATGCCGATTGCAACGGCCTCACCGTGCGGCATCTCATATTTGGAAGCGGCCTCTATCGCATGGCCTGCCGTGTGCCCAAAGTTCAAGATACGTCTAAGCCCACCCTCCCGTTCATCCGCACAGACGACCTTGGCCTTTATCCTACAAGAGGTCCGAACTATGTGAGATATAAGCTCGGGCTCAAGATTCAAGGCGTCCGATGGCCTTGCCTCAAGCAGATCAAAGAGGGCAGGGTCTTTGATCATTGCATATTTGACCACCTCGGCCAGACCATTTCTGATCTCCTGCTGGTTAAGGGTGGCAAGGGTTGCAATGTCCGCGATTACAAGCCTGGGCTGGTAAAATGTCCCAAGGAGATTTTTGCCCTCCGGAAGATCTACTCCGGTCTTTCCGCCGACAGAGCTGTCAACCTGGGCAAGAAGTGTGGTCGGCGCCTGCACGAACGCAATCCCCCTCATGTAGATGGAGGCGAGAAACCCCGCTACGTCTCCAACCACCCCGCCGCCAAGGGCGATCAAGACCGTATCCCTGTCCGCCTTTAATGCGACCATCTTTCGCGCGAGCTCAACCACCGTGTCCATGCGTTTCGAGGCCTCTCCAGCCTCAAATGAGATCAACTCGGCATCAAGCCCGGCCTGTCTAAGGAGGTGCGTCAGGTCGCGCCCAAGGTATCCCTCGATATTTGTATCTGTCACGATTATGCAGCGTCCGGATTGGACATACGGTTTTAAAAGTCCTGCAGCGTCGGACAGGAGTCCTGGTCCTATCAGGATCTTGTAGGCCCTTTCTCCAAGCGGCACATTGACCTTGTATCGGATAAAATTAAAATCAGACCTGGCGCCTGTTTCGTCTGGTTCACCCATCATAACGGATCGTTCCCCATATTTTTATTATTATAGACCTGTTGGACAAGTTCTTTAAGAATCCCTTTTATCTTATCTGGGGCCGGCAGGTCAAGCGCCTTCTCGAGGGCCTCTTCGGGCTCCGGCGGGCCCTGTATGTAAAGATTGGCGTTGAGGGCCTCGATCTCGTCGCCGCGTAGGTTCTCGCCCAAGACATTCGAAAGCTCATCCCTGTCCAGGGCATTTATGAACCCTATTATCTCATCAAGGGCGAACTTATCTTGAAATCCCTTGATCTCTTCCTTTATCACCAGCGCCTCGTCTTTAAGGTCGTTTAGCATGTCCTGATATCTCATCATGTCCCTGTGGAGCCAGAGATAGCTGTCTTTGAGGCGGTTTAGG of Dissulfurimicrobium hydrothermale contains these proteins:
- a CDS encoding YfcE family phosphodiesterase encodes the protein MRLAVISDSHDHVWNTRKAIEQANRLGVQLMIHCGDMVSPFMLEEFDRFNGRLHLILGNNPGDQILLMKSVLSRSDRVEFHGCFGRVEVLGMSIAFIHDPLEAGHIARSGDFRLVCFGHTHRWFMEDMGGTLLLNPGEILGRKEQPGWALVEISDAGNVDDIRPFRIERIFVDGSV
- the tig gene encoding trigger factor codes for the protein MKVTIDEISPVQKRLSVEISSDVVLKELNETYAKLNKKVKIKGFRPGKVPRKIIEKFYSDQVKSEVIDTLISKTLPKAIEDARLIPILHPQLDSASPIKAGETFSYSVTVDLWPEFEVTDYKGIEIEKPEITVTDQEVEEQLEALRRHFGAIEAVEEDRPLETNDIAIIDYSGEIDGEPVEGLDEKDYYLEVGKGYFNEEFERAIIGMAVGSERTIEITYPDDAINEKVAGKTVYYNVVLKGIKKRILPELNDEFAQKFSPDYKTIDDLRERLKKQILADKEEAVRSSLRNQILDKLVSGVDFPVPERLIEAKLDQMIDNISGHLHERGVDLEKAGISQDRLKEKMREDAIKQVKTELILDKIADKEDVKVENEELARHIDQSSTQIDREELLAALVQHVLPKLRAKKTLDLLLEHAVIRQAASEADAMDQTRD
- the aroB gene encoding 3-dehydroquinate synthase; the encoded protein is MMGEPDETGARSDFNFIRYKVNVPLGERAYKILIGPGLLSDAAGLLKPYVQSGRCIIVTDTNIEGYLGRDLTHLLRQAGLDAELISFEAGEASKRMDTVVELARKMVALKADRDTVLIALGGGVVGDVAGFLASIYMRGIAFVQAPTTLLAQVDSSVGGKTGVDLPEGKNLLGTFYQPRLVIADIATLATLNQQEIRNGLAEVVKYAMIKDPALFDLLEARPSDALNLEPELISHIVRTSCRIKAKVVCADEREGGLRRILNFGHTAGHAIEAASKYEMPHGEAVAIGMIVAMRLSVAKGLTNDAVLKRLERLLRSLGLPTRIPSQFQIDEIITLTASDKKSRGGRIHFVLSGGPGRAVITDDVSREEFFNAIEASKGPETLKEAASLPPSSSR
- a CDS encoding two-component system sensor histidine kinase NtrB, encoding MISGADSRLISMIFDSINGAIILVDEGGLISSANRRAIEMFSADDRDLVGLPFKALFMPEDRDILAENVINITRRDGEFETEAMLLKRDSGFFMGLVSTSMLETGEGKAVVVIVHDITKLKGLERLLSKSERMIFLGHMLDDISHQIRNPILTIGGFARRLAKIDMPKRDYVQVILEECMRLELLLSTLTEFIRLAKPDPRPIPVGSVIDELASIVKEAALENGLKHNVSMQEGLNGTEEILVDVAAFKKAVIAGLLNACESYYEKCRSDGSGVVDLEVRPSDQPPWTLMFVISDQGDGIRPSIMPHVFDPFFTTKTGHIGMGLTFAKRIQEEQGGHIEIRSEFGKGSSLYLYLLSERRRAVRTQLL
- the thiL gene encoding thiamine-phosphate kinase, whose product is MNRGCEIDFISRLAQKAAAHGSDPDLMAGIGDDCALIRKDGGLLVVTTDTLVEGVHFDLAYFDPWHLGRKAAGVNLSDIAAMGAKPRWAFLNIASRPGLPSGFWDRFTDGLLSKLSAFGAVLAGGDTVSAPHDLSVTLTLIGEPVSGGQSGNRLRRSGARPGDIIYCSGYLGDAAAGLYYLRRYAHCDAMKGIVRGRCISRLVERHIDPEPRVGLGMALAASGLVCSAIDLSDGVATDLAHICRASGLGAELDASLLPISRAVRSVSRLFGLSPIGLAVSGGEDFELLWTVSAEDEQAMLRIAASALGHYPFRIGRMTLTGGSGVILRLNGRLIDITFCGYGHEI
- a CDS encoding methylated-DNA--[protein]-cysteine S-methyltransferase, encoding MGTRSKVGGRELFYLKLLGEVLEVEAYWKDGYLIRLDLRMRSRERPDGEIEGIPPSGLKEGLMAVLDGADPRNIVPAEVRGSLFQIKVWTALLTAAPYATVLTYGGFAERLGCGSPRSVGQALKANPLPLLVPCHRVVGKNGWLGGYSCGIEIKRLLLRYECEMGGLR
- the ndk gene encoding nucleoside-diphosphate kinase — translated: MERTLSIIKPDGVSRGLIGEVINRFEKAGIRIVAMKMLKMTKKEAEGFYEVHKNKPFFGSLTDFMSSGPVVVMVLEGEDVIRRNRELMGATNYKEAKPGTIRADFASDIEKNIVHGSDSPGNAAKEIAYFFSTLELV